The uncultured Eubacteriales bacterium region CTCCATCCCGTTGATCTTCGGAAGGCCGATGTCCATGAGGACGATGTCGTATACCGGGCGGTACTTTTCAAGAAACAGCTCCCCGCTCTTAAAATGGGTCACCGTGAATTCAACGTCCCTCTCCCTGGAGTAACGCGCGAGAAATTCCTTGAGCAAATCGGCTTCGGCCTGCGTGTCTTCTACGATTGCCACGTTCCTGACCATTTTCTCCACCACCTCATTTTTCCTTTATAGCATTATAACGAAAAACGGCGCGTCTGTCATCCTGGCAATGTGCAATTTGTGCGTGAAAAACGACAGACTAAGTTTTTCTATAGATTCTCCACTTTTTGAGTGGTATGCTACGAGCACGGTCGAGGAAATCGCCGCGGAGGAGACGAACCAGGCCCCGCAAAAGTGGACTCCAGCGCCGCATTTCCGAGGAATATCGACTTTTGAAGGGAGAATGGATATGAAAAAGCAGACCAAACAAGCACTGTCCCTTGTTCTAGCCGGCGTTATGCTGATGGGCGCGCTCAGCGGGTGTACCAAGAAGGATCCCGCTTCCACCGGCAGCGCAACCCCCTCTGGCACCACGCCCCCAGTCACCTCCGGCTCCTACCCCATGGACGTTGAGGAGCTGGGCTCCGGCACTGTGAAGTGGAGCGAGGAGAAGACCACCGACGGCTGGATGCAGGTTACCAATGAGGGCGGTGTCACTCTGGGCTACTCCCCCGAGTCGGGCATCAAGCTCATCCAGAAGGACGGCTACGCCTTTAAGGACCTGAACAAGAACGGCAAGCTGGACGGCTATGAGGACTGGCGTCAGGACGGTGATGCCCGTACCGCCGACATCGCTTCCCAGATGACTGTGGAAGACGTGGCCGGCCTGATGCTGTACAGCGCGCACCAGAGAGACACCACCGCCACCCTTACGGAGGATCAGATCTCCTTCCTGGACATGGGCCTGCGCTCCGTGCTGAACGCCGCTGCCGCCAATCCCACTGCGGATCAGGCAGAGTGGGCCAACGCCATGCAGGCATATGTCGAGGGCATGGGCCTGGGCATTCCCGTCGGCATCAGCACCGACCCCCGCAGCACCGGCGTTTCCGTGTGGCCCGGCAACTTTGCTCTGGCCTCCACATTTGACCCCTCCATAGCGCTTGAGGCCGCCAATCAGCTGGCCAAGGAGTACCGTGCCATGGGCATTGGCACCCTGCTGGGCCCCCAGACCGACCTCTCCTCTGAGCCCCGCTGGAGCCGCGTCAACGGCACCTATGGTGACGACCCCGCCCTCTCCCGCGACATGGCCCAGGCCGCCGTTAGCGGCAGCCAGTCCACCTTTGACGCCGGCGGCGCCGATCAAGGCTGGGGCGCTGAGAGCGTTCTCGCCATGATCAAGCACTGGCCCGGCGACGGCCCGGGCGAGAGCGGACGCGAGTCCCACAACTTCTGGGGCAAGTACAACGTCTATCCCGGCAGTTCCTTTGAGACACACCTGATCCCCTTCGTGGACGGCGGCTTTAACCTGACCGACAGCAGCACCGGCTCGGCCGCCGCTGTTATGAGCTCCTACTCCATCGCCTGGGACGAGGACGAGACCTATGGCGAGCTGGTTGGCTCCGCCTACAGCGAGTATAAGATCGGCCTTCTCCGCGAGACCTATGGTTTCAATGGCATCATCTGCACCGACTGGGGCATCCTGGCCGACGGCACCAAGACCTGGGGTGTGGACGATCTGACTCCCGGCGAGCGTTTCTACAAGGCTCTCATGGCCGGCGTGGATCAGCTGGGTGGCTTCAACGACCCCGCTCCCATTCTGGATGCCTATGAGATCGGCATCGACGAAATCGGCGAAGATGCCATCCTGGCCCGCTTCCAGGAGTCCGGCGCCCGTCTGGTGCGCGGCTTCTTCCTGGTCGGTCTGTTTGATAACCCCTACGTCAGCGTTTCCGCCGCCAAAGAAATTGTCGGCAACAAAGAGGCTCAGGCCGCCGGCATGGCCGCTCAGCAGAAGTCCGTCATCATGCTGAAGAATGAGGGTAACACCATTAAGGCCGCCGCGGGCGGCGACAAGCCCACCGTGTACATCCCCATGATGTACACGCCCGAGTCCGTCAACAACTC contains the following coding sequences:
- a CDS encoding Glycoside hydrolase family 3 domain protein; the encoded protein is MKKQTKQALSLVLAGVMLMGALSGCTKKDPASTGSATPSGTTPPVTSGSYPMDVEELGSGTVKWSEEKTTDGWMQVTNEGGVTLGYSPESGIKLIQKDGYAFKDLNKNGKLDGYEDWRQDGDARTADIASQMTVEDVAGLMLYSAHQRDTTATLTEDQISFLDMGLRSVLNAAAANPTADQAEWANAMQAYVEGMGLGIPVGISTDPRSTGVSVWPGNFALASTFDPSIALEAANQLAKEYRAMGIGTLLGPQTDLSSEPRWSRVNGTYGDDPALSRDMAQAAVSGSQSTFDAGGADQGWGAESVLAMIKHWPGDGPGESGRESHNFWGKYNVYPGSSFETHLIPFVDGGFNLTDSSTGSAAAVMSSYSIAWDEDETYGELVGSAYSEYKIGLLRETYGFNGIICTDWGILADGTKTWGVDDLTPGERFYKALMAGVDQLGGFNDPAPILDAYEIGIDEIGEDAILARFQESGARLVRGFFLVGLFDNPYVSVSAAKEIVGNKEAQAAGMAAQQKSVIMLKNEGNTIKAAAGGDKPTVYIPMMYTPESVNNSGDVVPGAWTLPVDLKDANQYFNVVTDKLKDTFTGTPDKDGKATPAYEDIIRASKAELADCDYALAIVKNPQNGGNNGGYDKTTSTYVPISLQWGTYTANGVSVRSESLAGDMVDTEIADPYGVQKVQAKENRSYYGQSFTATNTTDLDAILYAADNMPETGKVVVAVNAGNPFIPAEFEAKADAILTGFGVNNKLFLGALAGEFEPTGLLPIQLPADMDAVETQLEDVPRDTKCYVDAAGNTYDFAFGLNWGGVIDDARTAKYKVDPLTAPANTGK